A part of Paenibacillus donghaensis genomic DNA contains:
- the mntR gene encoding transcriptional regulator MntR, giving the protein MPTPSMEDYLERIYKLIDEKGYARVSDIAEGLEVHPSSVTKMIQKLDKDEYLIYEKYRGLVLTTKGKKVGKRLVDRHELLEEFLGLIGVQQEHIYKDVEGIEHHLSWDSITRIETLVEYFRRDEKRLQTLYDIHHEIVSDS; this is encoded by the coding sequence ATGCCAACACCCAGCATGGAGGATTATTTGGAGCGCATATACAAGCTTATCGACGAGAAGGGATATGCGCGGGTCTCGGATATTGCCGAGGGACTGGAAGTACATCCCTCCTCTGTGACCAAGATGATCCAAAAACTGGATAAGGACGAATATCTCATCTATGAGAAATATCGTGGGCTTGTCCTGACCACCAAAGGGAAAAAAGTGGGAAAACGTCTGGTAGACCGTCATGAGCTGCTGGAGGAGTTTCTGGGTCTGATCGGAGTTCAGCAGGAGCATATCTACAAGGATGTCGAGGGTATCGAACATCATCTCAGCTGGGATTCAATCACACGCATCGAAACGCTGGTGGAATATTTCCGCCGGGATGAGAAGCGGCTGCAGACGTTATACGATATTCATCATGAAATCGTCAGCGACTCCTGA
- a CDS encoding cytochrome c biogenesis CcdA family protein, with translation MSSINAGIAFAAGVASFISPCCLPLYPSYLSYITGLSVQQLRTGGSTKEVRYRTLSHTFAFILGFSAVFYTLGFGAGLFGELFHDQRDLIRRLSAILIIVMGLFLLGVFQPQFLLRERKLDLKWKPAGYVGSFIFGIGFSAGWSPCIGPILTAIIALSASDPGTWFTLITAYSIGFALPFFLLAFFLGGARRLLKYSGVLMKVGGVLMVLMGLLLFSDQMFRITIWLQGITPEWLKF, from the coding sequence ATGTCCAGCATCAATGCCGGGATTGCCTTTGCCGCCGGAGTAGCTTCGTTTATCTCACCTTGCTGCCTGCCGCTCTATCCTTCCTATCTGTCCTATATCACGGGGTTGTCTGTGCAGCAATTAAGAACGGGCGGCAGCACAAAAGAGGTCCGTTACCGGACCCTCTCACATACCTTTGCTTTTATATTGGGCTTCTCCGCCGTATTCTATACGCTTGGTTTCGGAGCCGGGCTGTTCGGTGAACTGTTTCACGATCAAAGGGACCTGATCCGCCGGCTGTCAGCGATCCTGATTATCGTGATGGGGCTGTTTCTGCTCGGTGTCTTCCAGCCGCAGTTTCTGCTGCGTGAACGCAAGCTGGACCTGAAATGGAAGCCTGCCGGGTACGTCGGCTCGTTTATCTTCGGCATCGGCTTCTCGGCAGGCTGGTCGCCTTGCATCGGCCCCATTCTGACGGCGATCATCGCCTTGTCAGCCAGTGATCCGGGTACATGGTTTACCTTGATTACCGCTTATAGCATCGGCTTTGCGCTGCCTTTTTTCCTGCTGGCTTTTTTCCTGGGCGGGGCCAGACGTCTGCTGAAATACTCGGGAGTCCTGATGAAGGTTGGCGGAGTATTGATGGTGCTGATGGGCCTCTTGCTCTTTAGTGACCAAATGTTCCGAATTACGATTTGGCTGCAGGGAATTACGCCGGAATGGTTGAAATTCTAA
- a CDS encoding metal ABC transporter permease, with protein sequence MEILFSDFFQRALAGGLLIGITAPLIGVFLVLRRLSMIGDTLAHVTIAGVALGFLTGFYPLGAGLIFAVAASFGIEKLRKAYKSYAELSIAIIMSGGVALASLFFTLGKGYNADVMSYLFGSIYTLDNMDLLVVGIVTVTVVVVVTLFFKEFFLLSFEEDAASVSGLPVKLLNMLITVLTALVISTAIKIVGSLLVSALLTIPVAISLLLSRSFKSSVILSVIIAEIAVVGGLVVAGIWNLAPGATIVLLLISLLALTLIGKKGLPA encoded by the coding sequence TTGGAAATCCTATTCAGTGATTTTTTTCAGCGGGCACTCGCAGGTGGCCTGTTGATTGGTATTACCGCGCCGCTTATAGGCGTTTTTCTTGTGTTAAGACGTTTGTCCATGATTGGGGACACGCTGGCCCATGTGACGATTGCGGGGGTGGCGCTCGGGTTTCTGACGGGTTTTTATCCGCTGGGGGCTGGGCTTATTTTTGCCGTGGCTGCTTCCTTCGGCATCGAGAAGCTGCGCAAGGCTTACAAGAGTTATGCCGAGCTGTCCATTGCGATCATTATGTCGGGCGGGGTAGCGCTGGCTTCACTTTTTTTCACGCTGGGCAAAGGGTATAATGCGGATGTGATGAGTTACCTGTTCGGCAGCATCTATACGCTCGACAATATGGATTTGCTGGTGGTAGGCATCGTGACGGTGACGGTGGTGGTAGTGGTAACGCTGTTCTTCAAGGAGTTCTTCCTGCTTAGCTTTGAAGAGGATGCGGCGAGTGTCAGTGGACTTCCGGTGAAGCTGCTGAACATGCTGATTACAGTTCTCACGGCCCTCGTGATCAGTACCGCGATCAAAATCGTCGGCTCCCTGCTCGTATCAGCGCTCCTGACCATTCCGGTAGCGATCAGTCTGCTGCTCTCGCGCAGCTTCAAGTCCTCGGTTATTCTCTCGGTCATTATCGCCGAAATTGCCGTCGTAGGCGGGCTGGTGGTGGCCGGGATCTGGAACCTGGCTCCGGGGGCGACGATTGTGCTGCTGTTGATCAGCCTGTTGGCTTTAACTTTAATCGGTAAAAAAGGACTACCTGCCTAA
- a CDS encoding metal ABC transporter ATP-binding protein has translation MSSVSANCHQQIIEIDHLSFSYGEQKVISDLNYTVMERDFLGIMGSNGAGKTTLLKMIVGLLPSGSGEIRLFGQPVKKFKDWERIGYVPQKNVFNPLFPATVREVVLSGLYNNKNLIRRVTKQQHGKCQDALEVMRIQDIAEKRVGQLSGGQQQRVFLARALINQPDLLILDEPTVGIDAETQAGFFELIMHMHAHHHMTFLMVSHDIDMIKNYLGHQPVQTNGKINFFSRHSHELQNCAEENLQHTLS, from the coding sequence ATGTCATCCGTATCCGCAAACTGCCATCAACAAATCATTGAAATCGATCATCTGTCTTTCTCCTATGGAGAACAGAAGGTCATTTCTGATCTAAACTATACCGTCATGGAACGCGACTTCCTCGGCATTATGGGTTCGAACGGCGCGGGCAAAACGACACTGCTGAAGATGATTGTCGGCCTGCTGCCTTCCGGCAGCGGCGAGATCCGCCTGTTCGGCCAGCCGGTGAAGAAATTCAAGGACTGGGAACGGATCGGTTATGTGCCGCAGAAGAATGTCTTTAACCCATTGTTCCCGGCGACGGTCCGTGAGGTTGTGCTGTCCGGACTATACAATAACAAGAATCTGATCCGCAGGGTAACCAAGCAGCAGCATGGCAAATGTCAGGATGCGCTGGAGGTGATGCGGATTCAGGATATCGCCGAGAAAAGAGTCGGCCAGCTGTCCGGCGGCCAGCAGCAGCGGGTCTTCCTGGCCCGTGCGCTGATCAATCAGCCCGATCTGCTGATTCTGGATGAACCTACCGTCGGGATCGATGCCGAGACGCAGGCCGGATTCTTCGAGCTGATCATGCATATGCATGCCCATCATCATATGACCTTCCTGATGGTGTCGCATGATATTGACATGATCAAGAACTATCTGGGTCACCAGCCCGTTCAGACGAATGGCAAAATCAATTTCTTCTCCCGTCATTCGCATGAATTGCAGAACTGCGCCGAGGAGAATCTGCAGCATACACTTTCTTAG
- a CDS encoding metal ABC transporter solute-binding protein, Zn/Mn family, with protein sequence MLSNWLHRALFPVSLLLVLVIAGCGAKSSGSIVEGKVNAVTTFYPIYEFTKEIGGEDANVINLLPVGVEPHDWTPRSQDIVNTSKAQLFLYNGAGLEGWVPGFLKGLDSDSKVQSVEVSKGVNLIMTDEDDGHNHGSAAEDHEGEEAGHDHEGEAEHAHEGEEVGHEHEGEEAGHDHEGEAEHAHEGEEAEAASGDSLHTDPHTWVSPKSALVMAGNIRDSLQAADPEHKDGYEERYNKLAERLKALDVKFEQELAKLPGKEIVVSHQAFAYLARDYGLTQHAIMGLSPDAEPRGQDMVKLASMVKEEGIKYIFFEELVSDRLAKTLAAEAGVSTMVLNPVEGLTEEQDKNADNYFTLMEKNLQNLILALQ encoded by the coding sequence ATGTTGTCCAACTGGTTACATAGAGCGCTGTTCCCTGTTTCCCTGTTGCTGGTTCTGGTCATTGCAGGCTGCGGTGCGAAGAGCAGCGGAAGTATTGTAGAAGGTAAAGTGAACGCAGTCACTACCTTTTATCCTATATATGAGTTCACTAAGGAGATTGGCGGCGAGGATGCCAATGTAATTAATCTGCTGCCTGTCGGCGTGGAGCCGCATGACTGGACGCCACGCAGCCAGGACATCGTAAATACCTCCAAAGCACAGCTGTTTCTCTACAATGGTGCAGGCCTGGAGGGCTGGGTACCGGGATTCCTCAAAGGCCTGGACAGCGACAGCAAGGTGCAGTCGGTTGAGGTCAGCAAAGGCGTCAATCTAATTATGACGGATGAAGACGACGGTCATAACCACGGCTCAGCCGCTGAGGATCATGAAGGCGAAGAAGCTGGTCATGATCATGAAGGTGAAGCTGAGCATGCGCATGAAGGTGAAGAAGTCGGTCACGAGCATGAAGGCGAAGAAGCAGGTCATGATCATGAAGGTGAAGCTGAGCATGCGCATGAGGGTGAAGAGGCCGAAGCCGCTTCCGGAGACAGTCTGCATACGGACCCGCATACCTGGGTCAGTCCGAAATCGGCGCTGGTCATGGCCGGCAACATCCGGGACAGCCTGCAGGCCGCTGATCCTGAGCACAAGGATGGCTATGAAGAACGTTATAATAAGCTGGCAGAACGCCTGAAGGCGCTGGATGTTAAGTTCGAGCAGGAGCTTGCGAAGCTTCCCGGCAAAGAAATTGTAGTGTCGCATCAGGCATTCGCCTATCTGGCCCGCGATTATGGCCTGACGCAGCATGCGATTATGGGCTTGTCGCCGGATGCGGAGCCGCGCGGACAGGATATGGTGAAGCTGGCCAGCATGGTCAAAGAAGAAGGCATTAAATATATCTTTTTCGAAGAGCTGGTCTCTGACCGATTGGCCAAAACACTGGCAGCGGAAGCCGGAGTATCAACGATGGTGCTGAATCCGGTGGAGGGCCTTACCGAGGAGCAGGACAAGAACGCTGACAATTACTTCACCTTAATGGAGAAAAATTTGCAAAATCTCATTCTGGCATTACAATAA
- the metG gene encoding methionine--tRNA ligase: MSENKTFYLTTPIYYPSDKLHIGHAYSTVAGDAMARYKRLRGYAVRYLTGTDEHGQKIEEKAAKAGKTPQQFVDDIVVGIKELWRKLDISNDDFIRTTEERHKQVVQDIFDRLLKQGDIYKGEYVGWYCISDETFYTETQLVDIERDENGVITGGKSPDSGHPVQLVKEESYFFRMSKYVDRLLQFYEENPEFILPESRKNEMINNFIKPGLEDLAVSRTTFDWGVKVKGDEKHVVYVWIDALTNYITALGYGSEDRSLYDKFWPADVHIVGKEIVRFHTIYWPIILMALGEPLPKKVFAHGWLLMKEGKMSKSKGNVVDPVTLIDRYGLDALRYYLLREVPFGSDGTFTPESFVDRINFDLANDLGNLLNRTGAMVQKYCGGELPAYEGNVTAFDGELAAMAESTYAKVEEAMEKMEFSVALAAIGAFISRTNKYIDETQPWVLAKDESRVSELNSVMRHLVEGLRTASILLQPFLTGAPALIWQQLGIPAGELTDWDSGRTFGLIPAGTKLVKGDPIFPRLDVEQEVAFIAAAMGGGKPAAEEPAAAAVTAPAEAAAEPEEEHKEEIGIDDFAKAELRVAQVISAEPVKKADKLLKLQLDLGYEQRQVVSGIAKFYTPEELVGRKVICIVNLKPVKLRGELSQGMILAASKGDQLTIATVPDSMPNGAVVK, encoded by the coding sequence ATGAGCGAGAACAAAACATTTTATCTGACAACCCCTATCTATTATCCGAGTGACAAGCTGCATATCGGGCATGCCTACTCCACGGTAGCAGGTGATGCTATGGCGAGATACAAGCGCCTGCGCGGCTATGCGGTGCGCTACCTGACCGGAACGGATGAGCATGGACAGAAGATCGAGGAGAAGGCGGCCAAGGCGGGCAAGACTCCCCAGCAGTTTGTAGACGATATTGTAGTTGGCATCAAGGAGCTGTGGCGCAAGCTGGATATCTCGAACGATGATTTCATCCGCACAACCGAAGAGCGTCATAAACAGGTGGTGCAGGATATTTTTGACCGCCTGTTGAAGCAGGGCGATATTTACAAAGGGGAATACGTGGGCTGGTATTGTATCTCGGACGAAACCTTCTACACCGAGACACAGCTGGTGGACATCGAACGTGATGAGAACGGTGTGATTACCGGCGGCAAAAGCCCTGACAGCGGTCATCCCGTACAGCTGGTTAAGGAGGAGAGCTATTTCTTCCGGATGAGCAAATATGTGGACCGTCTGCTGCAGTTCTATGAAGAGAACCCGGAGTTTATCCTGCCGGAATCACGCAAGAATGAAATGATCAACAACTTCATCAAGCCGGGCCTGGAGGATCTCGCTGTGTCCCGGACAACGTTCGACTGGGGCGTTAAGGTCAAAGGCGACGAGAAGCATGTGGTGTATGTATGGATCGATGCCTTGACCAACTACATCACTGCGCTGGGTTACGGCTCGGAGGACCGCAGCCTGTATGATAAGTTCTGGCCTGCGGACGTACATATTGTCGGCAAGGAAATCGTCCGCTTCCACACGATTTATTGGCCGATCATCCTGATGGCGCTGGGTGAACCGCTGCCGAAGAAGGTATTCGCGCACGGCTGGCTGCTGATGAAGGAAGGCAAAATGTCCAAGTCCAAAGGCAATGTGGTCGACCCGGTCACGTTGATTGATCGTTATGGACTGGATGCGCTGCGTTATTATCTGCTGCGTGAAGTGCCTTTTGGTTCGGACGGTACCTTTACCCCGGAGAGCTTCGTGGATCGAATCAACTTCGATCTGGCGAATGACCTCGGGAACCTGCTCAACCGGACCGGTGCGATGGTGCAGAAATATTGCGGCGGTGAACTTCCGGCTTATGAAGGCAATGTAACAGCCTTTGACGGCGAGCTTGCAGCCATGGCTGAGAGCACTTATGCCAAGGTGGAAGAAGCGATGGAGAAGATGGAATTCTCCGTGGCGCTGGCTGCGATCGGGGCATTTATCAGCCGCACGAACAAATATATCGATGAGACCCAGCCATGGGTTCTCGCCAAGGACGAGAGCCGCGTCAGCGAGCTGAACTCGGTGATGAGACATCTGGTCGAGGGTCTGCGGACCGCTTCGATTCTGCTCCAGCCGTTCCTGACCGGCGCTCCGGCGCTGATCTGGCAGCAGCTGGGCATCCCGGCCGGCGAGCTGACTGATTGGGACAGCGGCCGCACGTTTGGCCTCATCCCGGCCGGCACGAAGCTGGTGAAGGGCGATCCGATCTTCCCGCGCCTGGACGTGGAGCAGGAGGTAGCCTTCATCGCCGCTGCAATGGGCGGCGGCAAGCCTGCTGCCGAAGAACCGGCGGCAGCAGCGGTAACGGCCCCGGCCGAAGCTGCCGCCGAGCCGGAGGAAGAGCATAAGGAAGAAATCGGCATTGACGATTTCGCCAAAGCAGAGCTGCGCGTCGCTCAGGTGATCTCGGCCGAGCCGGTCAAGAAAGCCGACAAGCTGCTGAAGCTGCAGCTGGATCTCGGGTATGAGCAGCGCCAGGTGGTGTCGGGGATTGCGAAGTTCTACACCCCGGAAGAGCTGGTTGGCCGCAAGGTGATCTGTATTGTGAACCTGAAGCCGGTGAAGCTGCGCGGCGAGCTGTCGCAAGGAATGATCCTGGCCGCCTCCAAGGGCGACCAGCTGACCATTGCCACCGTGCCGGACAGCATGCCTAACGGTGCTGTGGTGAAGTAG
- the yidD gene encoding membrane protein insertion efficiency factor YidD: MPIVRRTVQAPIRIYRKFISPLKPPTCRFYPTCSAYALEAIELHGPLKGSWLAVKRIGKCHPFHPGGLDPVPPPKGGAPGEGQTGAT, translated from the coding sequence ATGCCTATCGTACGCAGAACGGTACAAGCTCCAATCCGCATCTACCGCAAGTTCATTTCCCCGCTGAAGCCGCCGACCTGCCGCTTCTATCCAACCTGCTCGGCCTATGCCCTGGAGGCGATTGAGCTGCATGGCCCGCTGAAAGGCTCCTGGCTGGCGGTGAAGCGGATCGGCAAATGCCATCCCTTCCATCCTGGAGGTCTTGATCCGGTTCCGCCGCCCAAAGGCGGAGCGCCGGGAGAGGGACAGACCGGGGCGACTTGA
- a CDS encoding Fur family transcriptional regulator, with product MLSTEQILEAMSEQGLRITDQRKTLARLFGENTGYLSAKDVYEHMGQKYSGLSFDTVYRNLRVMEELGVLEQVVFEEGVKFKGSCSRNQHHHHMICLQCEKTYPIHFCPMNLTDTPDQFRVVKHKFEVFGYCRECEESREEEAVAVAADSKEGR from the coding sequence ATGCTGTCGACAGAACAAATACTGGAAGCCATGTCGGAGCAGGGACTGCGAATCACCGACCAGCGCAAAACGCTTGCCAGGTTGTTCGGCGAGAACACAGGATATTTGTCTGCGAAGGATGTTTACGAGCATATGGGCCAGAAGTACAGCGGGCTAAGCTTCGATACCGTATACCGCAATTTGCGGGTGATGGAGGAGCTGGGTGTGCTGGAGCAGGTTGTTTTTGAAGAAGGTGTGAAGTTCAAAGGAAGCTGCAGCCGTAACCAGCACCATCATCATATGATTTGCCTTCAATGCGAGAAGACCTATCCGATTCATTTCTGTCCGATGAACCTAACCGATACCCCGGACCAGTTCCGGGTGGTCAAGCATAAATTTGAGGTGTTCGGTTATTGCAGAGAATGCGAAGAAAGCCGTGAAGAAGAAGCTGTTGCCGTCGCCGCTGATTCCAAAGAAGGTAGATGA